One Aphidius gifuensis isolate YNYX2018 linkage group LG5, ASM1490517v1, whole genome shotgun sequence genomic region harbors:
- the LOC122856816 gene encoding calcium-binding mitochondrial carrier protein SCaMC-1-B isoform X1: MPTARTSSLHGVLPPHYLHELPAQEEERLSKIFNQLDHDGNGKIDVHDLSNALHKVGVHKRYAEQFMAQSDSNKSGDISLAEFIHYVIEHEKKLRLQFSHLDKNKDGKIDLEELISSFNKDLGIKMDRAEATKLLQRMDQDGSLSINFNEWRDFLMYAPSDDIHQLIMYWRHSTYMDIGEDMGVPDDFTNSEMISGMWWRHLLSGGIAGAVSRTCTAPLDRIKVYLQVHGTRQCNILSCFKYMLREGGVMSLWRGNGINVLKIGPETALKFMAYEQIKRAIKGNDTRELGIDERFVAGSVAGGISQSAIYPLEVLKTRLALRKTGEFNSIIDAARKIYSQGGIKNFYRGYIPNLIGILPYAGIDLAVYETLKNRYLRSHDKDEQPAFWVLLLCGTASSTAGQVCSYPLALVRTKLQAQISGKSPNTMVGVFQDIVEREGFRGLYRGLTPNFLKVAPAVSISYVVYEHFRQALGVNMT; this comes from the exons atgccaACAGCGAGAACAAGCTCTTTACATGGTGTTTTACCACCTCATTATTTACATGAATTACCGGCACAAGAGGAAGAAAGATtgtctaaaatatttaaccaGCTGGATCATGATGGTAATGGTAAAATTGATGtacatgatttatcaaatgcaTTGCACAAAGTTGGTGTTCATAAGCGTTATGCTgag CAATTTATGGCTCAATCAGACAGCAATAAGAGTGGTGACATAAGTTTAGCTGAATTTATTCACTATGTCAttgaacatgaaaaaaaattacgattaCAATTTTCacatcttgataaaaataaagatg gTAAAATTGATTTGGAAGAACTCATTAGTTCATTCAACAAAGACTTGGGAATAAAAATGGACAGAGCAGAAGCAACAAAGCTTCTTCAGAG aatgGATCAAGATGGTAGTTTGAGCATTAATTTCAACGAATGGCgagattttttaatgtatgCACCAAGTGATGACATTCACCAGCTTATCATGTACTGGAGGCACTCAacg taCATGGACATTGGAGAGGACATGGGTGTACCAGATGATTTTACAAACAGTGAAATGATATCTGGAATGTGGTGGAGGCATTTATTATCTGGTGGAATTGCTGGTGCAGTATCAAGAACCTGTACAGCACCACTTGACAGAATAAAAGTTTATCTTCag GTACATGGAACAAGACAATGTAACATATTAAGTTGCTTTAAATATATGTTACGAGAAGGTGGAGTAATGAGTTTATGGCGTGGTAATGGTATAAATGTACTTAAAATTGGTCCAGAAACAGCATTAAAATTCATGGCATATGAACAAATTAAAAGAGCAATTAAAGGCAATGATACACGTGAACTTGGTATTGATGAAAGATTTGTTGCTGGTTCAGTTGCTGGTGGTATTAGTCAATCAGCAATTTATCCACTTGAAGTACTAAAAACAAGACTTGCATTAAGAAAAACTGGTGAATTTAATAGTATTATTGATGCtgctagaaaaatatattcacaaggtggaattaaaaatttttatcgtgGTTATATACCAAATTTAATTGGTATACTACCATATGCTGGAATTGATTTGGCTGTTTATgag acattaaaaaatagatatttaagATCACATGACAAAGATGAACAGCCAGCATTTTGGGTATTATTACTTTGTGGTACAGCTTCAAGTACAGCTGGACAAGTTTGCTCTTATCCTTTAGCTCTAGTCAGAACAAAACTTCAAGCACAAATATCTGGTAAAAGTCCAAATACAATGGTTGGTGTTTTTCAGGATATTGTTGAAAGAGAAGGTTTTAGAGGTTTATATCGTGGCTTAActccaaattttttaaag gttGCTCCAGCTGTATCAATAAGTTACGTTGTTTATGAACACTTCAGACAAGCATTGGGTGTCAATATGACGTGA
- the LOC122856874 gene encoding 6-phosphogluconolactonase: MATILTEVDANAVIKKLSEIIEKSANDAIDTGDTFKIGLSGGSLIKFLADGLPTIKTDWSKWRFFFCDERVVPFDSEDSTYGLYKSSLIGKIPITEEQFITIDPEMNAADAANDYIKKMSVHFPPDSVPRFDMLLLGMGPDGHTCSLFPGHRLLDETSRWVCPITDSPKPPPSRITLTFPVINNAKTCVFAMTGAGKSEMVKRILKDKEDLPAARVQPINGTLYWIVDEGAASLLN; encoded by the exons ATGGCAACAATACTAACAGAAGTTGATGCAAATGcagttatcaaaaaattatcagaaattattgaaaaaagtgCTAATGATGCGATTGATACCGGTGACACCTTCAAAATTGGATTGTCAG gtggttcattgataaaatttttagctgatgGTTTACCAACAATTAAAACAGATTGGTCTAAATGGcgttttttcttttgtgaTGAACGTGTTGTACCATTTGACAGTGAAGATTCAACTTATGGATTATATAAATCATCTTTAATTGGAAAAATTCCAATTACTGAGGaacaatttataacaattgatCCAGAAATGAATG ctgctGATGCTGCAAATGATTACATCAAAAAAATGTCTGTACATTTTCCACCAGATAGTGTACCAAGATTTGATATGTTGCTATTGGGAATGGGACCAGATGGTCATACTTGTTCATTATTTCCTGGGCATCGTTTACTTGATGAAACATCCAGATGGGTTTGTCCAATAACTGATTCACCAAAACCACCACCATCAAGAATAACACTTACATTTCCAGTTATAAATAATGCCAAGACATGTGTCTTTGCAATGACTGGAGCTGGAAAGAGTGAAATGGTCAAG aGAATTTTAAAAGACAAGGAAGATTTACCTGCTGCAAGAGTTCAACCAATAAATGGTACACTTTATTGGATTGTTGATGAAGGTGCTGCAagtcttttaaattaa
- the LOC122856816 gene encoding calcium-binding mitochondrial carrier protein SCaMC-2-A isoform X2: MIHEKNLDNGCQVCGEFLQIYHEMLQRYMDIGEDMGVPDDFTNSEMISGMWWRHLLSGGIAGAVSRTCTAPLDRIKVYLQVHGTRQCNILSCFKYMLREGGVMSLWRGNGINVLKIGPETALKFMAYEQIKRAIKGNDTRELGIDERFVAGSVAGGISQSAIYPLEVLKTRLALRKTGEFNSIIDAARKIYSQGGIKNFYRGYIPNLIGILPYAGIDLAVYETLKNRYLRSHDKDEQPAFWVLLLCGTASSTAGQVCSYPLALVRTKLQAQISGKSPNTMVGVFQDIVEREGFRGLYRGLTPNFLKVAPAVSISYVVYEHFRQALGVNMT; this comes from the exons atgatacatgaaaaaaatttggataatGGTTGTCAAGTTTGTGgggaatttttacaaatttatcatgaaatgTTACAAAGg taCATGGACATTGGAGAGGACATGGGTGTACCAGATGATTTTACAAACAGTGAAATGATATCTGGAATGTGGTGGAGGCATTTATTATCTGGTGGAATTGCTGGTGCAGTATCAAGAACCTGTACAGCACCACTTGACAGAATAAAAGTTTATCTTCag GTACATGGAACAAGACAATGTAACATATTAAGTTGCTTTAAATATATGTTACGAGAAGGTGGAGTAATGAGTTTATGGCGTGGTAATGGTATAAATGTACTTAAAATTGGTCCAGAAACAGCATTAAAATTCATGGCATATGAACAAATTAAAAGAGCAATTAAAGGCAATGATACACGTGAACTTGGTATTGATGAAAGATTTGTTGCTGGTTCAGTTGCTGGTGGTATTAGTCAATCAGCAATTTATCCACTTGAAGTACTAAAAACAAGACTTGCATTAAGAAAAACTGGTGAATTTAATAGTATTATTGATGCtgctagaaaaatatattcacaaggtggaattaaaaatttttatcgtgGTTATATACCAAATTTAATTGGTATACTACCATATGCTGGAATTGATTTGGCTGTTTATgag acattaaaaaatagatatttaagATCACATGACAAAGATGAACAGCCAGCATTTTGGGTATTATTACTTTGTGGTACAGCTTCAAGTACAGCTGGACAAGTTTGCTCTTATCCTTTAGCTCTAGTCAGAACAAAACTTCAAGCACAAATATCTGGTAAAAGTCCAAATACAATGGTTGGTGTTTTTCAGGATATTGTTGAAAGAGAAGGTTTTAGAGGTTTATATCGTGGCTTAActccaaattttttaaag gttGCTCCAGCTGTATCAATAAGTTACGTTGTTTATGAACACTTCAGACAAGCATTGGGTGTCAATATGACGTGA
- the LOC122856857 gene encoding protein ABHD13, protein MSLRVRLSRTKVGKFISNIAMKCWAYSGAYIIICFILYWFYGGILAFFLLCFATTGVLYRMEDQLLYHPELPAHSRVYVPAPSMFNLPYQSVYTRSHDGTMLHMFFITQPNDKIKSSPTILFLHGNAGNMGHRLQNVCGLYHKLHCNILMLEYRGYGLSQGTPSESGLYMDAQAGLNFLASRTDINTNEIIVFGRSLGGAVAIDLATKLDNTQKMWCLIVENTFTSIPDMAKILIGLKLLKYLPLIFYKNKFMSLIKMRSISIPVLFISGLADTLVPPKMMEDLYNHCKYCHKRLLTIPGGTHNETWNKNNYYENLQKFIDELRDNPPKRVDHYQIDVI, encoded by the exons atgtcacTTCGTGTTAGATTATCAAGAACTAAAGTTGGTAAATTTATAAGTAATATTGCAATGAAATGTTGGGCCTATTCTGGTGCTTACATTataatatgttttattttatactggtTTTATGGTGGAATTTTAGCATTTTTTCTACTATGTTTTGCAACAacag GTGTTTTATATAGAATGGAAGATCAATTGTTATATCATCCAGAATTACCAGCTCATTCACGTGTTTATGTGCCAGCACCATCAATGTTTAATTTACCATATCAAAGTGTTTATACTAGATCACATGATGGAACAATGTTACACATGTTTTTTATAACCCAGCcaaatgacaaaattaaatcatcaccAACAATACTATTTCTTCATGGAAATGCTGGAAACATGGGACACag actaCAAAATGTTTGTGGTCTCTATCACAAATTacattgtaatattttaatgctAGAGTATCGAGGATATGGTTTGTCTCAAGGTACACCATCTGAAAGTGGTCTCTACATGGATGCACAAGCTGGATTAAATTTTCTAGCATCTAGAACAGATATTAATACtaatgaaataattgtatttggCAGATCACttg GTGGTGCTGTTGCAATTGATTTAGCAACAAAACTTGATAACACACAAAAAATGTGGTGTTTAATTGTGGAAAATACATTTACAAGTATTCCAGATAtggcaaaaatattaattggtttgaaattattaaaatatttaccacttattttttataaaaataaatttatgtcattgataaaaatgagatCAATAAGTATAccagtattatttatatctggTCTTGCTGACACATTGGTACCACCAAAAATGATGGAAGATTTATATAATCATTGCAAGTATTGTCATAAAAGATTATTAACAATACCTGGTGGTACACACAATGAAAcatggaataaaaataattattatgaaaatttacaaaaattcattgatgaaTTACGTGATAATCCACCAAAACGTGTTGatcattatcaaattgatgttatttaa